A single region of the Ziziphus jujuba cultivar Dongzao chromosome 10, ASM3175591v1 genome encodes:
- the LOC132799593 gene encoding protein ALP1-like, protein MDRRTFGILCQLLRHDGYVKRDGTVTLEEQVCIFLHIIAHHTKNRTIITRFNRSGETVSRYFNSVLNGVLRLHGTLLRHPEPVSDNCSDDRWKIFKNCLGALDGTYIKVNVPEIDKPRYRTRKGEIATNVLGVCNPNMEFIFVLPGWEGSASDSRVLRDALSRPNGLKVPTGKSNP, encoded by the exons atggataggagaacatttggtattttatgTCAGTTATTACGCCATGATGGATATGTTAAAAGAGATGGTActgttacattggaagagcaagtatgcatatttttgcatataattgctcatcatacaaAGAACCGTACAATTATCACTAGATTCAATAGATCGGGGGAAACAgttagtagatatttcaattcagtGTTGAATGGAGTGTTACGTTTACATGGGACATTGTTGAGGCATCCTGAACCTGTGTCAGATAATTGTtcggatgatagatggaaaatatttaag aattgtttgggagcattagatggaacttatattaaggttaATGTACCCGAAATCGATAAGCCGAGATATCGAACCAGGAAGGGTGAGATAGCCACAAATGTCTTAGGTGTATGTAACCCAAATATGgaattcatatttgtattacctggtTGGGAAGGTTCTGCTTCAGACTCAAGAGTACTTcgagatgcattaagtaggccaaatggaTTAAAAGTACCCACCGGTAAGAGCAATCCTTAA
- the LOC125419618 gene encoding uncharacterized protein LOC125419618 has product MEVGGSSNDNRGGDSRRTWTQREEEALLIILDEAVASGQRCDTGSFKPGTLTMIERRLSDLCPNSRLRANPHIESKMRKWKKQYGIIYDMLNKSGFGWNDSLKCVEVDNEEVWQAYVQSAPSAKGWRGKSFPIYEKLANIFGKDRATGHGAQTPIDMINEINLDTADEPIDNVDSPMSVNRGGSEPSTQVQARGKRKSRSKDDDIVVGLGNAVEKLFDKLAAKLEKSEAYYPQYLAMELDRLGFEASDNLKISKAMISDPSNIEVFKVIKTDAGKIAYARDFLDN; this is encoded by the exons ATGGAAGTTGGAGGTAGCAGTAACGATAATAGGGGTGGTGACTCTAGGCGTACATGGACTCAACGAGAGGAAGAAGCTTTACTGATTATCTTAGATGAagctgtagctagtgggcaacgtTGTGATACAGGGTCATTTAAGCCTGGCACACTTACTATGATTGAGAGGCGACTATCTGATCTGTGTCCTAATTCGAGACTGCGAGCCAATCCACATATTGAGTCGAAGATGagaaagtggaagaagcaatatggtataatatatgacatgttgaacaaaagtggatttggatggaatgactCTCTTAAATGCGTGGAGGTTGACAATGAAGAAGTTTGGcaagcatatgtgcag AGTGCCCCAAGTGCAAAAGGTTGGAGAGGAAAATCTTTTCCTATTTATGAGaagcttgctaatatttttgggaaggatcgggcaaccggacatggagcacaaactccaattgatatgATCAATGAAATAAATCTAGACACTGCAGATGAACCAATTGATAATGTCGATTCTCCAATGTCTGTGAATCGAGGAGGTAGTGAACCATCTACACAAGTCCAAGCAAGAGGTAAACGAAAATCTAGATCGAAGGACGATGACATTGTAGTCGGGTTAGGCAATGCagtagagaaattatttgataaattggctgcAAAGTTGGAAAAATCCGAGGCTTATTATCCACAATATttagctatggagcttgacagGTTAGGATTTGAGGCCAGTGATAACCTcaaaatctctaaggcaatgaTATCGGATCCATCGAATATAGAGGTTTTTAAGGTTATTAAAACGGATGCGGGGAAGATTGCATATGCTCGTGACTTTTTGGATAACTAA
- the LOC125421035 gene encoding F-box/kelch-repeat protein At3g23880 isoform X1 codes for MTGIIDQGDTAEGDHKMYGVSGSEEGVSGFEEIFVFKEIEKVVQELVMMSTSKCKMEDLPKELVISTLLRLPAEDLRRLKSVCKSLYSIITSRPFIEVRRKTRNSYILVKYEDLISNNHVISLLCDETLEVVYTQTILSDTPLMDSMSSKDRVVKVVGCCNGVVCLRRIDMYVLWNPATRDAKIIPDGLYKSNPDKKMFQRREMGFGFDPKNNDYKLVSIQRLFGDNRRPVRPCQQEVEVYSLKAGCWKLLPGIFPTCDIMSAYSVEGCNGGKMFSWLVCNDEYGEHVMSFDMSNEVFITTPLPPCIIERSSHGNCRNSLMFHNASLALDHRVKGGNNQTETHNIWVLGEYGVKESWTNLFTVGPFKLLGPSIRGFWNNNKVLLQVRGGGCRHDLILVDPSIRKIKDLDIHGTSPQVFNYQENLVQINATPPINLF; via the exons ATGACTGGAATTATAGACCAAGGGGACACTG CGGAAGGAGACCATAAAATGTATGGCGTTTCAGGTTCTGAAGAG GGCGTATCAGGTTTTGAAGAGATATTTGTgtttaaagaaattgaaaaggtCGTGCAAGAATTGGTTATGATGTCGACAAGCAAGTGCAAGATGGAGGATCTTCCGAAAGAGTTGGTGATTTCAACCCTGTTACGTCTACCAGCGGAAGATCTTCGACGATTGAAAAGCGTCTGCAAGTCATTATACTCCATTATCACCAGTCGGCCATTCATTGAGGTACGCCGGAAGACAAGGAATTCTTATATCCTTGTCAAATACGAGGATCTTATCAGTAACAATCATGTCATCTCTTTACTTTGTGATGAAACCTTAGAAGTCGTTTATACCCAAACAATATTATCCGATACTCCATTAATGGATTCAATGAGCTCTAAAGATCGTGTCGTCAAGGTGGTGGGCTGTTGTAATGGTGTGGTATGTCTTAGGCGTATAGATATGTATGTCTTGTGGAACCCTGCAACAAGAGATGCAAAAATTATTCCAGATGGATTGTACAAAAGCAATCCGGATAAGAAAATGTTTCAACGTCGAGAGATGGGATTCGGTTTTGATCCCAAAAACAATGATTACAAACTTGTCTCAATCCAAAGATTGTTTGGAGACAATCGACGCCCTGTCCGTCCGTGCCAACAAGAGGTTGAAGTTTACAGCTTAAAAGCAGGTTGTTGGAAATTGCTACCAGGTATCTTCCCAACTTGTGATATTATGTCAGCATATTCAGTTGAAGGATGCAACGGTGGCAAAATGTTTTCGTGGTTGGTATGTAATGACGAGTATGGAGAACATGTCATGTCATTTGACATGAGCAATGAGGTATTCATAACAACACCTTTGCCTCCTTGTATAATTGAAAGAAGCAGTCATGGTAATTGTCGGAATAGCCTTATGTTTCATAATGCATCCCTTGCTCTTGATCATCGTGTCAAAGGTGGAAATAATCAAACAGAGACCCATAACATATGGGTGTTGGGTGAATATGGTGTTAAGGAATCATGGACTAATCTATTTACTGTTGGACCCTTCAAATTATTAGGACCGAGTATAAGAGGATTTTGGAACAACAATAAGGTTCTTCTCCAAGTACGCGGAGGTGGATGTCGTCATGATCTGATCTTGGTAGACCCTTCCATccgaaaaattaaagatttggATATTCATGGAACATCACCGCAAGTGTTCAACTACCAAGAAAATCTAGTTCAAATTAACGCAACTCCTCCTATCAACTTATTTTAA
- the LOC125421035 gene encoding F-box/kelch-repeat protein At3g23880 isoform X3, whose amino-acid sequence MYGVSGSEEGVSGFEEIFVFKEIEKVVQELVMMSTSKCKMEDLPKELVISTLLRLPAEDLRRLKSVCKSLYSIITSRPFIEVRRKTRNSYILVKYEDLISNNHVISLLCDETLEVVYTQTILSDTPLMDSMSSKDRVVKVVGCCNGVVCLRRIDMYVLWNPATRDAKIIPDGLYKSNPDKKMFQRREMGFGFDPKNNDYKLVSIQRLFGDNRRPVRPCQQEVEVYSLKAGCWKLLPGIFPTCDIMSAYSVEGCNGGKMFSWLVCNDEYGEHVMSFDMSNEVFITTPLPPCIIERSSHGNCRNSLMFHNASLALDHRVKGGNNQTETHNIWVLGEYGVKESWTNLFTVGPFKLLGPSIRGFWNNNKVLLQVRGGGCRHDLILVDPSIRKIKDLDIHGTSPQVFNYQENLVQINATPPINLF is encoded by the exons ATGTATGGCGTTTCAGGTTCTGAAGAG GGCGTATCAGGTTTTGAAGAGATATTTGTgtttaaagaaattgaaaaggtCGTGCAAGAATTGGTTATGATGTCGACAAGCAAGTGCAAGATGGAGGATCTTCCGAAAGAGTTGGTGATTTCAACCCTGTTACGTCTACCAGCGGAAGATCTTCGACGATTGAAAAGCGTCTGCAAGTCATTATACTCCATTATCACCAGTCGGCCATTCATTGAGGTACGCCGGAAGACAAGGAATTCTTATATCCTTGTCAAATACGAGGATCTTATCAGTAACAATCATGTCATCTCTTTACTTTGTGATGAAACCTTAGAAGTCGTTTATACCCAAACAATATTATCCGATACTCCATTAATGGATTCAATGAGCTCTAAAGATCGTGTCGTCAAGGTGGTGGGCTGTTGTAATGGTGTGGTATGTCTTAGGCGTATAGATATGTATGTCTTGTGGAACCCTGCAACAAGAGATGCAAAAATTATTCCAGATGGATTGTACAAAAGCAATCCGGATAAGAAAATGTTTCAACGTCGAGAGATGGGATTCGGTTTTGATCCCAAAAACAATGATTACAAACTTGTCTCAATCCAAAGATTGTTTGGAGACAATCGACGCCCTGTCCGTCCGTGCCAACAAGAGGTTGAAGTTTACAGCTTAAAAGCAGGTTGTTGGAAATTGCTACCAGGTATCTTCCCAACTTGTGATATTATGTCAGCATATTCAGTTGAAGGATGCAACGGTGGCAAAATGTTTTCGTGGTTGGTATGTAATGACGAGTATGGAGAACATGTCATGTCATTTGACATGAGCAATGAGGTATTCATAACAACACCTTTGCCTCCTTGTATAATTGAAAGAAGCAGTCATGGTAATTGTCGGAATAGCCTTATGTTTCATAATGCATCCCTTGCTCTTGATCATCGTGTCAAAGGTGGAAATAATCAAACAGAGACCCATAACATATGGGTGTTGGGTGAATATGGTGTTAAGGAATCATGGACTAATCTATTTACTGTTGGACCCTTCAAATTATTAGGACCGAGTATAAGAGGATTTTGGAACAACAATAAGGTTCTTCTCCAAGTACGCGGAGGTGGATGTCGTCATGATCTGATCTTGGTAGACCCTTCCATccgaaaaattaaagatttggATATTCATGGAACATCACCGCAAGTGTTCAACTACCAAGAAAATCTAGTTCAAATTAACGCAACTCCTCCTATCAACTTATTTTAA
- the LOC125421035 gene encoding F-box/kelch-repeat protein At3g23880 isoform X2 — protein MDNYLPTKCRGVSGFEEIFVFKEIEKVVQELVMMSTSKCKMEDLPKELVISTLLRLPAEDLRRLKSVCKSLYSIITSRPFIEVRRKTRNSYILVKYEDLISNNHVISLLCDETLEVVYTQTILSDTPLMDSMSSKDRVVKVVGCCNGVVCLRRIDMYVLWNPATRDAKIIPDGLYKSNPDKKMFQRREMGFGFDPKNNDYKLVSIQRLFGDNRRPVRPCQQEVEVYSLKAGCWKLLPGIFPTCDIMSAYSVEGCNGGKMFSWLVCNDEYGEHVMSFDMSNEVFITTPLPPCIIERSSHGNCRNSLMFHNASLALDHRVKGGNNQTETHNIWVLGEYGVKESWTNLFTVGPFKLLGPSIRGFWNNNKVLLQVRGGGCRHDLILVDPSIRKIKDLDIHGTSPQVFNYQENLVQINATPPINLF, from the exons ATGGATAATTATCTCCCCACCAAATGCAGG GGCGTATCAGGTTTTGAAGAGATATTTGTgtttaaagaaattgaaaaggtCGTGCAAGAATTGGTTATGATGTCGACAAGCAAGTGCAAGATGGAGGATCTTCCGAAAGAGTTGGTGATTTCAACCCTGTTACGTCTACCAGCGGAAGATCTTCGACGATTGAAAAGCGTCTGCAAGTCATTATACTCCATTATCACCAGTCGGCCATTCATTGAGGTACGCCGGAAGACAAGGAATTCTTATATCCTTGTCAAATACGAGGATCTTATCAGTAACAATCATGTCATCTCTTTACTTTGTGATGAAACCTTAGAAGTCGTTTATACCCAAACAATATTATCCGATACTCCATTAATGGATTCAATGAGCTCTAAAGATCGTGTCGTCAAGGTGGTGGGCTGTTGTAATGGTGTGGTATGTCTTAGGCGTATAGATATGTATGTCTTGTGGAACCCTGCAACAAGAGATGCAAAAATTATTCCAGATGGATTGTACAAAAGCAATCCGGATAAGAAAATGTTTCAACGTCGAGAGATGGGATTCGGTTTTGATCCCAAAAACAATGATTACAAACTTGTCTCAATCCAAAGATTGTTTGGAGACAATCGACGCCCTGTCCGTCCGTGCCAACAAGAGGTTGAAGTTTACAGCTTAAAAGCAGGTTGTTGGAAATTGCTACCAGGTATCTTCCCAACTTGTGATATTATGTCAGCATATTCAGTTGAAGGATGCAACGGTGGCAAAATGTTTTCGTGGTTGGTATGTAATGACGAGTATGGAGAACATGTCATGTCATTTGACATGAGCAATGAGGTATTCATAACAACACCTTTGCCTCCTTGTATAATTGAAAGAAGCAGTCATGGTAATTGTCGGAATAGCCTTATGTTTCATAATGCATCCCTTGCTCTTGATCATCGTGTCAAAGGTGGAAATAATCAAACAGAGACCCATAACATATGGGTGTTGGGTGAATATGGTGTTAAGGAATCATGGACTAATCTATTTACTGTTGGACCCTTCAAATTATTAGGACCGAGTATAAGAGGATTTTGGAACAACAATAAGGTTCTTCTCCAAGTACGCGGAGGTGGATGTCGTCATGATCTGATCTTGGTAGACCCTTCCATccgaaaaattaaagatttggATATTCATGGAACATCACCGCAAGTGTTCAACTACCAAGAAAATCTAGTTCAAATTAACGCAACTCCTCCTATCAACTTATTTTAA
- the LOC125421035 gene encoding F-box/kelch-repeat protein At3g23880 isoform X4, translated as MMSTSKCKMEDLPKELVISTLLRLPAEDLRRLKSVCKSLYSIITSRPFIEVRRKTRNSYILVKYEDLISNNHVISLLCDETLEVVYTQTILSDTPLMDSMSSKDRVVKVVGCCNGVVCLRRIDMYVLWNPATRDAKIIPDGLYKSNPDKKMFQRREMGFGFDPKNNDYKLVSIQRLFGDNRRPVRPCQQEVEVYSLKAGCWKLLPGIFPTCDIMSAYSVEGCNGGKMFSWLVCNDEYGEHVMSFDMSNEVFITTPLPPCIIERSSHGNCRNSLMFHNASLALDHRVKGGNNQTETHNIWVLGEYGVKESWTNLFTVGPFKLLGPSIRGFWNNNKVLLQVRGGGCRHDLILVDPSIRKIKDLDIHGTSPQVFNYQENLVQINATPPINLF; from the coding sequence ATGATGTCGACAAGCAAGTGCAAGATGGAGGATCTTCCGAAAGAGTTGGTGATTTCAACCCTGTTACGTCTACCAGCGGAAGATCTTCGACGATTGAAAAGCGTCTGCAAGTCATTATACTCCATTATCACCAGTCGGCCATTCATTGAGGTACGCCGGAAGACAAGGAATTCTTATATCCTTGTCAAATACGAGGATCTTATCAGTAACAATCATGTCATCTCTTTACTTTGTGATGAAACCTTAGAAGTCGTTTATACCCAAACAATATTATCCGATACTCCATTAATGGATTCAATGAGCTCTAAAGATCGTGTCGTCAAGGTGGTGGGCTGTTGTAATGGTGTGGTATGTCTTAGGCGTATAGATATGTATGTCTTGTGGAACCCTGCAACAAGAGATGCAAAAATTATTCCAGATGGATTGTACAAAAGCAATCCGGATAAGAAAATGTTTCAACGTCGAGAGATGGGATTCGGTTTTGATCCCAAAAACAATGATTACAAACTTGTCTCAATCCAAAGATTGTTTGGAGACAATCGACGCCCTGTCCGTCCGTGCCAACAAGAGGTTGAAGTTTACAGCTTAAAAGCAGGTTGTTGGAAATTGCTACCAGGTATCTTCCCAACTTGTGATATTATGTCAGCATATTCAGTTGAAGGATGCAACGGTGGCAAAATGTTTTCGTGGTTGGTATGTAATGACGAGTATGGAGAACATGTCATGTCATTTGACATGAGCAATGAGGTATTCATAACAACACCTTTGCCTCCTTGTATAATTGAAAGAAGCAGTCATGGTAATTGTCGGAATAGCCTTATGTTTCATAATGCATCCCTTGCTCTTGATCATCGTGTCAAAGGTGGAAATAATCAAACAGAGACCCATAACATATGGGTGTTGGGTGAATATGGTGTTAAGGAATCATGGACTAATCTATTTACTGTTGGACCCTTCAAATTATTAGGACCGAGTATAAGAGGATTTTGGAACAACAATAAGGTTCTTCTCCAAGTACGCGGAGGTGGATGTCGTCATGATCTGATCTTGGTAGACCCTTCCATccgaaaaattaaagatttggATATTCATGGAACATCACCGCAAGTGTTCAACTACCAAGAAAATCTAGTTCAAATTAACGCAACTCCTCCTATCAACTTATTTTAA
- the LOC107412411 gene encoding disease resistance-like protein DSC1 yields the protein MHNLRLLKIYNFDEEEKCKLKFPQGLHCLPDALTYLYWDGDRLKSLPSYFSPENIVILQMPNSQLEELWNGVQDLGKLIEMDLSHSKHLTKIPDLAHGPNLETINLEYCISLLQLPPTLQYHCKLSSLNLRCCSKLKKLPELSRNLKELVLEGCTEIKEVPSSIGSLDKLESLNLHNCKALMNLPSSTSNMDSLKSLSLFACASIDMFPSLPRFLNRLDISGTTIKAVPSSVDELSGLVKFYLKGCKRLESLPTRIYNLKALTFLSLSGCSKLRYIPEISEPLESLRFLHLDETRVKELPSSIGNLKGLKELNLDNCCKLKALPYSINKLNNTEHFSLFGCSKLEKFPTLSTSLANSDACQHNLDLKFFNCMKLDHEARMGIMADVHIRILRMAASTLKAKNEFPFFASPLLRIWCPGNEIPDTSYSLHHPC from the exons ATGCATAATCTAAGGTtgcttaaaatttataattttgatgagGAAGAGAAATGCAAACTGAAATTTCCTCAAGGTCTTCATTGCCTTCCTGATGCACTTACATATCTATATTGGGATGGAGATCGTCTTAAATCTTTGCCATCATATTTTAGTCCAGAGAACATTGTTATCCTTCAAATGCCTAACAGCCAACTTGAGGAACTTTGGAATGGCGTTCAG GATCTTGGGAAGTTAATAGAGATGGATCTTAGTCACTCTAAGCACTTGACTAAAATCCCAGACCTTGCTCACGGTCCGAACCTTGAGACTATAAATCTTGAATACTGTATAAGTTTGCTTCAACTTCCTCCAACTCTGCAATATCATTGCAAGCTCAGTTCTTTGAACCTGAGATGCTGCTCAAAACTTAAGAAACTTCCAGAGCTATCCAGGAATTTGAAAGAGTTAGTTTTGGAAGGATGTACAGAAATAAAAGAAGTTCCCTCATCAATTGGATCTCTGGACAAACTCGAGTCTTTGAATCTTCACAACTGTAAAGCCCTTATGAATCTTCCAAGCAGCACTAGTAATATGGATTCACTCAAATCTCTGAGTCTCTTTGCCTGTGCATCCATTGACATGTTTCCAAGTCTTCCAAGGTTTCTAAATCGGCTAGATATAAGTGGAACCACGATAAAGGCAGTGCCATCATCAGTAGACGAACTGTCTGGTCTAGTTAAGTTTTATCTCAAAGGTTGCAAAAGGCTTGAGAGTCTCCCTACTCGCATTTATAATCTAAAAGCTCTCacatttctttctctctctggaTGCTCAAAATTGAGATACATTCCGGAAATATCAGAGCCTTTGGAAAGTTTACGCTTCCTCCATTTGGATGAAACAAGAGTTAAAGAGCTACCCTCTTCCATTGGAAATCTAAAGGGGCTTAAAGAATTGAACCTTGACAACTGCTGCAAGCTTAAAGCTCTACCATACAGCatcaataaattaaacaatacAGAACACTTTTCCTTGTTTGGCTgctcaaaacttgaaaaattcCCAACTTTATCAACTTCTTTAGCAAATTCGGATGCATGCCAACATAACctggatttaaaatttttcaattgtATGAAGTTGGATCATGAAGCACGCATGGGAATAATGGCTGATGTACATATCAGAATTTTGCGTATGGCAGCTTCTACATTAAAAGCTAAGAAT GAATTTCCATTCTTTGCATCACCCTTGTTAAGAATTTGGTGTCCAGGAAATGAAATTCCAGATACAAGTTATTCTTTGCATCACCCTTGTTAA